A section of the Cydia splendana chromosome 1, ilCydSple1.2, whole genome shotgun sequence genome encodes:
- the LOC134792498 gene encoding WASH complex subunit 4, with amino-acid sequence MRTDVEKEAGSTLLKKYGQFFKQQYQDCISMSNNEYWDENKTFLPVQVVMESCELVPITELVSSDNTLMTKVLSVLSSLCIEVMTLKREAYERHFIFLAAYDEYSKSAISSQMEAICQLSAFTSRCEDTLKNLCTQTFALFAENIINLSKIQLHYIINHIGEMFTTVVLLELLISSSSMTRNWHNYCKRLKSLKQSAETVDLADDKFLAVLGAIDNITAKVMNDDIVHNSLNSLLGLRKTLIDRNCSMIADQFSHYLRHAIASLDKLVQDKPNVSSMNKCIKINALFVLNSHLFGNNDKKNFKALMELNTKAHSIPIVGTTVWFPEQFLQRYLSSLCASHGKLSQTMLKARQAYMSSKKSSLARDVTTLQTVCTQWVLSMEDIYSSSHRELGAAEMNVHSKTLLDGLDLASNINYSILTLINLHLCLGVPLSKSVLKSLFEVTEVLKSIKNAVSRNHDQILNSVNMVIQHLTFQATCSVLEVKKTLMGDKNYANKRLDDLTCIVIAERALKGTVTLERNIAANIALSFIPESIYLDDSYEKLGLLLEKIQSLANFMKVMQDLCNCSWVVWHQNVIPIYFEQNFTTQLNVLKLKYFLMVLEDCVVFLHKTDKQYREDKGNELLDNIKVLITENVLRTTNQNIETNLRLHIHSHLQLDVINPFTTDMTKKLLLVIDRFRVQCVYMAVIPSLEHYLSTMYYNLTTVVLSDWKTYGEMRQMAKFKFNLTTVQDNLPTQTLEQGLDVLEIMRNIHIFVSKYLYNLNNQIFIEKSSNNKHLNSINIKHIANSIRTHGTGIMNTTVNFTYQFLKKKFFTFSQFMYDEHIKSRLIKDLRNFKEIADTNGNMYPYKSAEKFNKGIKVLGLAEDGQSYLDLFRDLISQIGNAMGYVRMIRSGGRHCCADATAFLPSLEPTKSFKDLAEESGVDAKVIQASEVLESNINCLISNFIQGTEYFKLLLDVFAPVFRNPKNVHLKNFYIIVPPLTLNFVEHMILSKDKISKRNKVGAAFTDDGFAMGIAYILKLLDQDPSFEALHWFDSVWKHIKDERKVLEEQKAKGSVQLQQALALTEKKIKTLEEEYKLLYYSLTSARIFFR; translated from the exons ATGCGTACCGACGTTGAGAAAGAAGCAGGCTCGACGCTCCTGAAAAAATATGGCCAGTTCTTCAAGCAGCAATATCAAGATTGTATATCGATGTCTAACAATGAATACTGGGatgaaaataaaacatttttaccCGTGCAAGTGGTTATGGAGTCGTGTGAACTCGTTCCTATTACAGAATTGGTTTCATCAGATAACACTTTAATGACGAAAGTACTCAGTGTCCTGTCTTCACTTTGTATTGAAGTGATGACCTTAAAACGGGAGGCATATGAAAG gcaTTTTATATTCCTGGCTGCTTATGATGAATACAGCAAAAGTGCCATAAGTTCACAAATGGAAGCAATATGCCAGCTGAGCGCCTTCACAAGCCGCTGTGAAGACACATTGAAGAACCTCTGCACGCAGACTTTTGCTTTATTTGCTGAGAACATAATCAACCTGT CAAAGATCCAGCTCCACTACATAATCAATCACATAGGAGAGATGTTCACTACTGTTGTTCTTTTGGAGCTCTTAATCTCCAGTTCATCTATGACCAGGAACTGGCACAACTATTGCAAACGGCTAAAATCCTTGAAGCAGAGTGCAGAAACTGTGGACTTGGCTGATGATAAGTTCCTTGCAGTATTGGGAGCTATTGACAACATAACTGCTAAAGTTATGAATGATGATATTGTGCACAACTCCCTTAACAGCCTGCTTGGTCTAAGGAAGACTTTGATAGACAGGAATTGCTCAATGATTGCTGATCAATTCAGTCATTATCTGAGACATGCCATAGCCAGCCTTGACAAGCTAGTGCAGGACAAGCCCAATGTAAGCAGTATGAACAAGTGTATTAAAATTAATGCACTTTTTGTATTGAATTCACACTTGTTTGGAAATAATGACAAGAAGAATTTCAAGGCTCTCATGGAACTCAACACTAAG GCACATAGCATACCGATTGTTGGAACTACAGTTTGGTTCCCAGAACAATTTCTCCAAAGATATTTATCATCACTTTGTGCAAGCCATGGAAAGTTGTCCCAGACAATGCTTAAAGCCCGGCAAGCATATATGAGTAGCAAAAAGTCGTCCCTCGCTCGAGATGTTACTACTCTACAGACAGTGTGCACGCAGTGGGTACTCAGCATGGAGGATATCTATTCTTCCAGTCATCGAGAGTTAGGAGCAGCAGAAATGAATGTACACTCCAAGACCCTTTTAGATGGACTTGATTTGGCTTCCAATATCAACTATTCAATCTTAACATTAATAAACCTGCACCTATGTTTAGGAGTACCTCTATCAAAAAGCGTACTGAAGTCATTGTTTGAGGTAACAGAGGTACTGAAGAGTATAAAAAATGCAGTTAGCCGAAATCACGATCAAATATTGAACTCTGTAAACATGGTTATTCAACACCTGACATTTCAAGCGACATGTTCCGTTCTAGAAGTGAAGAAGACATTGATGGGTGACAAGAACTATGCAAATAAGAGACTAGATGACTTAACATGCATTGTTATTGCAGAAAGAGCCCTCAAGGGGACAGTCACATTGGAACGTAACATTGCTGCCAACATAGCTCTAAGTTTTATTCCAGAAAGCATTTATCTTGATGATAGCTACGAAAAACTTGGGTTACTtcttgaaaaaatacaatcactGGCAAATTTTATGAAAGTAATGCAAGACTTATGTAATTGCTCGTGGGTAGTTTGGCACCAAAATgtcatacctatttattttgaacagAATTTCACCACCCAACTGAATGTCTTGAAATTGAAATACTTTTTAATGGTATTGGAGGACTGTGTGGTGTTTTTACATAAGACTGATAAACAGTATAGAGAAGACAAAGGCAATGAGTTGCTTGACAATATCAAGGTGCTAATAACAGAAAATGTTCTGAGAACTACAAATCAAAACATAGAAACTAACTTACGACTACACATTCACTCCCACTTGCAGCTTGATGTTATCAATCCATTTACAACAGATATGACAAAGAAGCTGCTGCTAGTTATTGATAGATTCAGAGTACAGTGTGTCTACATGGCAGTCATACCATCGCTAGAACATTACTTGTCCACaatgtattacaatttaactaCTGTTGTTTTATCAGACTGGAAAACCTATGGTGAAATgagacaaatggctaaattcaAATTTAATCTAACAACAGTTCAAGACAACCTGCCCACTCAAACGTTAGAACAAGGTTTAGATGTTCTAGAAATCATGCGCAATATACACATATTTGTGTCCAAATACCTATACAATCTCAACAACCAGATATTTATAGAAAAGAGCAGTAATAACAAACACTTgaattcaataaatatcaaACACATAGCAAACTCCATAAGGACCCATGGCACCGGTATAATGAACACCACAGTCAATTTTACATACCaatttttaaaaaagaaattctTTACATTCTCTCAATTTATGTACGACGAGCACATTAAATCACGACTCATTAAAGACTTGAGAAACTTTAAGGAAATTGCAGATACTAATGGAAACATGTATCCATACAAGAGCGCAGAAAAGTTCAACAAGGGTATAAAAGTGTTGGGACTCGCAGAAGATGGCCAGAGTTACTTGGACCTGTTCAGAGACCTGATCAGTCAGATAGGCAACGCTATGGGTTACGTTAGAATGATTCGATCCGGTGGAAGACATTGTTGTGCTGATGCCACTGCATTCTTACCTTCCCTAGAGCCTACAAAGTCATTTAAAGACTTAGCAGAAGAAAGTGGTGTAGATGCTAAAGTAATTCAGGCATCTGAAGTTTTGGAGAGCAATATCAATTGCTTGATAAGTAATTTCATTCAAGGAACAGAATACTTTAAATTGCTTTTGGATGTATTTGCACCAGTTTTCAGAAACCCCAAAAATGTTCATCTAAAGAATTTCTACATCATTGTGCCCCCACTGACTCTGAATTTTGTAGAGCACATGATTTTGTCAAAGGACAAGATTTCAAAGAGGAATAAGGTCGGAGCTGCATTTACAGATGACGGATTTGCTATGGGTATAGCTTACATACTCAAATTACTTGATCAG GATCCAAGTTTTGAGGCACTCCACTGGTTTGATTCTGTATGGAAACATATCAAAGACGAAAGGAAAGTCCTCGAGGAACAAAAAGCTAAGGGATCAGTACAACTACAGCAAGCACTGGCTCTCACTGAGAAAAAGATCAAGACTTTGGAGGAGGAATACAAACTCCTCTATTATAGTCTGACTAGTGCTAGAATATTTTTCAGGTAG
- the LOC134792486 gene encoding TATA-box-binding protein: MDQMLSSPYNIPGIGTPLHQPEEDQQILPNALQQQQQQQQPQPQMQSLATMSSPLVGFGGLIGTPQRSMHTYAPTASYATPQQMMQPQTPQNMMSPMITSGNLASQQMMSQASPAPMTPMTPHSADPGILPQLQNIVSTVNLNCKLDLKKIALHARNAEYNPKRFAAVIMRIREPRTTALIFSSGKMVCTGAKSEEDSRLAARKYARIIQKLGFTAKFLDFKIQNMVGSCDVKFPIRLEGLVLTHGQFSSYEPELFPGLIYRMVKPRIVLLIFVSGKVVLTGAKVRQEIYEAFDNIYPILKSFKKQ; encoded by the exons ATGGATCAGATGCTATCAAGTCCTTATAACATACCGGGGATTGGTACCCCTTTACACCAACCCGAGGAAGACCAGCAGATTCTGCCGAACGCGCTGCAGCAGCAACAACAGCAGCAGCAACCGCAGCCGCAGATGCAGTCACTTGCGACGATGAGCTCTCCGCTCGTGGGCTTCGGGGGACTTATTGGCACCCCACAGCGGTCTATGCACACATACGCTCCCACCGCCAGTTATGCCACTCCACAGCAGATGATGCAGCCACAGACCCCG CAAAACATGATGTCACCGATGATCACAAGTGGGAACCTAGCCAGTCAACAGATGATGTCACAAGCCAGTCCTGCCCCAATGACTCCGATGACACCACATTCCGCTGATCCTGGGATTCTGCCACAACTGCA GAACATAGTATCAACGGTAAATCTGAATTGCAAGTTAGACTTAAAGAAGATCGCGCTCCACGCCCGCAACGCCGAGTACAACCCGAAGCGGTTCGCGGCCGTGATCATGCGTATCCGTGAGCCCCGGACCACGGCGCTCATCTTCTCCTCCGGAAAGATGGTCTGCACGGGCGCCAAGAGTGAGGAGGACTCACGGCTGGCGGCGAGGAAATATGCTCGGATTATACAGAAGCTTGGGTTTACT gcaaagtTCCTTGACTTCAAAATACAGAACATGGTGGGAAGCTGCGACGTCAAGTTCCCCATTCGCCTTGAAGGCCTAGTGCTTACTCACGGCCAGTTTAGCTCTTACGAGCCTGAACTTTTCCCCGGACTGATCTACCGTATGGTGAAACCTAGAatagttttattaatatttgtctCTGGCAAAGTAGTATTAACAGGTGCCAAAGTACGACAAGAGATTTATGAAGCTTTTGATAATATTTATCCAATTTTGAAAAGTTTCAAAAAACAGTAG